The following proteins are encoded in a genomic region of Oryzias latipes chromosome 17, ASM223467v1:
- the LOC111949067 gene encoding uncharacterized protein LOC111949067, translating into MVFTRKRGTVLNLRLYGEAIEQVHSFRYLGVILDTKLKWRENIDSIVGRCKKVINIMRCLKGTGWGASAQALKQIYITMIRSVTDDGIIVYNTACKTLLHKIEVIQNQALKICTGAMRSTPAVSLQVEMGEIPLKLRIKQLMLNYWVKIQGCVGVENMVRRAIDPCWESDNETNESAAWKLARLARKANIHGKTLVKTFLYPTTPFWIFPTAQVDLYLHRTMEDRKGKGNWDEITADRLDTVHASFIPIYTDGSKDPETMRTVFSFCIPTLDKSVGVKTSKDLSVFAVEMLAISYSLHWLEQNRIGDGIICSDSLSALMSLKSYYSESRSDILYEIYESLIRLANLKINIRFMWVPAHRGVEGNEMADFLAKRALKRGIEIEIPLGRTEFRAIIRRRTL; encoded by the coding sequence atggttTTTACTAGGAAACGTGGAACTGTTTTGAACTTAAGGTTATATGGAGAAGCAATTGAGCAAGTACATAGTTTTAGGTACCTGGGTGTTATATTGGATACAAAATTGAAATGGAGAGAGAACATTGATAGTATAGTAGGGAGATGtaagaaagtcataaatataaTGAGATGCTTGAAAGGTACTGGGTGGGGAGCTAGTGCAcaggctttaaaacaaatatatattacaaTGATTAGGTCAGTCACAGATGATGGAATTATTGTTTACAATACAGCGTGCAAAACGTTATTACATAAAATAGAAGTCATCCAAAATCAGGCTTTGAAAATATGCACTGGGGCTATGAGGTCAACTCCTGCTGTGTCATTACAAGTTGAAATGGGGGAAATACCATTGAAACTAAGAATTAAACAGCTGATGCTTAACTATTGggtgaaaatacagggttgtgtaggTGTAGAGAACATGGTTAGGAGGGCTATTGATCCTTGTTGGGAAAGTgataatgagacaaatgaaagtGCTGCTTGGAAATTAGCTAGGTTAGcgagaaaagcaaatattcatgGCAAAACCCTAGTTAAGACGTTTTTGTACCCGACCACtcctttctggatttttccaacTGCACAAGTGGATTTGTATCTCCATAGAACAATGGAGGATAGAAAAGGGAAGGGAAACTGGGATGAGATAACAGCAGACAGATTAGACACAGTCCATGCTTCATTTATACCCATATATACAGATGGATCTAAAGACCCAGAAACAATgagaactgttttttctttctgtatcccTACATTGGACAAATCTGTTGGAGTTAAGACGTCAAAggatctttcagtttttgcagttgaaatgttggcaatatcatatagtttacactggctagaacagaacagaattggGGATGGTATAATTTGTTCAGATTCATTGTCAGCTTTGATGTCTCTGAAGTCATACTATTCTGAGAGCAGATCAGATATATTATATGAAATTTATGAGAGTTTGATCAGGTTGGCaaacttgaaaataaacattagaTTTATGTGGGTACCAGCACATAGGGGGGTGGAGGGAAATGAAATGGCTGACTTCCTGGCAAAAAGGGCATTGAAACGGGGAATAGAGATAGAAATTCCATTAGGTAGGACCGAATTTAGGGCAATTATTAGGAGGCgtacactgtaa